A stretch of Paludisphaera borealis DNA encodes these proteins:
- a CDS encoding MraY family glycosyltransferase — translation MSTDQSVLLRFGLALIASSFFLSVVFCAALRRMAPRWGLLDRPGGHKGHRVPTPLGGGVAIWLAIMIVLSACGLLVLFGPDRLPEAIARHAGGLRQRAGELAWIVGLSTVMMVMGFIDDRKNLHWKPRLAIQVGCAAAVVAAAGVRITLFGPFTHPLLGGAVTVLWIVALTNAFNMLDNMDGLAASVGLIAALIFGAAQAAVGSLFAPAVLLIVVGALAGFLVHNHAPARLFMGDAGSNFLGFLLGSLTVAGSFFHEGVASPFSVLAPLLVMAVPLYDMTSVILIRLSEGRSPFQGDRRHFSHRLVARGLTPPQAVWTIDLVTLACGLGALLLHRLDAWGAGLVLAQTGCLLGIVAILELSGNRSEQTLGHARRETAEALERETGRQSD, via the coding sequence ATGTCCACCGATCAAAGCGTGTTGCTCCGGTTCGGCCTGGCGCTGATCGCGTCGTCGTTCTTCTTGAGCGTCGTCTTCTGCGCGGCGCTCCGCCGGATGGCGCCCCGGTGGGGCTTGCTCGACCGGCCGGGGGGGCACAAGGGACACCGCGTCCCGACCCCCCTGGGAGGGGGCGTCGCCATCTGGTTGGCGATCATGATCGTCCTTTCGGCCTGCGGCCTGCTGGTCCTGTTCGGCCCCGACCGGCTCCCCGAGGCGATCGCCAGGCACGCGGGGGGCCTCCGCCAGCGCGCGGGGGAGCTGGCGTGGATCGTCGGCTTGAGCACCGTCATGATGGTGATGGGCTTCATCGACGATCGCAAGAATCTTCATTGGAAGCCGAGGCTGGCGATCCAGGTCGGCTGCGCGGCGGCGGTGGTCGCGGCGGCGGGCGTGCGGATCACGCTGTTCGGCCCGTTCACCCATCCCCTGCTGGGCGGGGCGGTCACGGTGCTCTGGATCGTGGCGCTCACCAACGCCTTCAACATGCTCGACAACATGGACGGCCTGGCCGCGAGCGTCGGCCTGATCGCGGCGTTGATCTTCGGCGCGGCGCAGGCGGCGGTGGGAAGCCTGTTCGCGCCGGCGGTGTTGTTGATCGTGGTCGGCGCATTGGCGGGCTTTCTGGTCCACAACCACGCGCCCGCCCGGCTGTTCATGGGCGACGCCGGCAGCAATTTTCTGGGCTTCCTGCTCGGCTCGCTGACGGTGGCGGGGAGCTTCTTCCACGAGGGGGTCGCCTCGCCGTTCAGCGTGCTGGCCCCGCTGCTGGTGATGGCCGTGCCGCTCTACGACATGACCTCGGTGATCTTGATCCGGCTCAGCGAGGGGCGGAGTCCGTTCCAGGGAGACCGACGGCATTTCTCGCATCGCCTGGTGGCGCGCGGCTTGACGCCGCCGCAGGCGGTCTGGACGATTGATCTGGTGACCTTGGCCTGCGGCCTCGGAGCCCTCTTGCTCCACCGGCTCGACGCCTGGGGCGCGGGCCTCGTGCTGGCGCAGACCGGCTGCCTCTTGGGGATCGTCGCGATCCTCGAACTCTCAGGGAACAGATCGGAGCAGACTCTTGGCCATGCGCGGCGCGAGACCGCCGAAGCTCTCGAACGAGAGACGGGGCGGCAGTCGGACTGA
- a CDS encoding proline--tRNA ligase, which produces MRWSSALIPTLKETPADAVAPSHILLLRAGMIRQLGAGAYTYLPLGLRVLHKAEAIVRQEMDAAGAVELLMPALQPVELWKESGRFETFGDLLMKLTISGGHHMALGPTHEEVITDLVRDLVRSYKQLPITLYQIQTKFRDEPRPRFGILRTREFLMKDAYSFDADVDQLGRSYDAMYEAYCRTFDRCGLPYVVVDAESGPIGGDASHEFMVPCSTGEDKVIQCPSCNYAANQEKAEVGESAAAPQRADSPPYEAKPTPGKRTIRDVCAFLKVDEATSGKLLVFLADGKPVAVLLRGDHEANEAKVRRAFGAAVLAPADPDSIQKATGAPMGFLGPIAIKIPMIVDRAVTAMETIVVGGNEVDVHLTGVVPGRDFPIDRALDLRNADEGDPCPRCGAAMVVKAGLEIGHVFKLGTKYSKAMGANYQDEKGTEIPLIMGCYGIGVNRIVAAAVEACHDANGIVWPLNLAPYQAAVVPLQVNNKAVMDAAEEIERRLTEAGVDVILDDRDQRPGFKFKDIDLIGIPLRIVVGERGLKDGTIEMKWRHESESKNVPLETAGDAALAELKAARDRLAADCQVRREQRAGAKSS; this is translated from the coding sequence GTGCGGTGGTCTAGCGCCCTGATCCCGACGCTCAAGGAAACACCGGCCGACGCCGTGGCCCCCAGCCACATTCTCTTGCTGCGGGCGGGCATGATCCGCCAGCTCGGCGCCGGCGCCTACACGTACCTGCCCCTCGGGCTGCGGGTGCTCCACAAGGCCGAGGCGATCGTCCGTCAGGAGATGGACGCCGCCGGCGCCGTCGAACTGTTGATGCCCGCGCTTCAGCCGGTCGAGCTCTGGAAGGAGTCGGGCCGGTTCGAGACCTTCGGCGACCTGCTGATGAAGCTCACCATCAGCGGCGGCCACCACATGGCCCTCGGGCCGACGCATGAGGAAGTGATCACCGACCTGGTCCGCGACCTCGTAAGGTCGTACAAGCAACTGCCGATCACGCTCTACCAGATCCAGACCAAGTTCCGCGACGAGCCCCGGCCCCGGTTCGGCATCCTCCGGACCCGCGAGTTCCTCATGAAGGACGCGTACAGCTTCGACGCCGACGTCGACCAGCTCGGTAGGAGCTACGACGCCATGTACGAGGCTTACTGCCGGACCTTCGACCGCTGCGGCCTGCCGTACGTCGTCGTCGACGCCGAGAGCGGCCCGATCGGCGGCGACGCCTCGCACGAGTTCATGGTCCCCTGCTCCACCGGCGAGGACAAGGTCATCCAGTGTCCGTCGTGCAACTACGCGGCGAACCAGGAGAAGGCCGAGGTCGGTGAATCCGCCGCCGCCCCGCAACGGGCCGACTCGCCGCCCTACGAGGCGAAGCCCACGCCCGGCAAGCGGACGATCCGCGACGTCTGCGCCTTCCTGAAGGTCGACGAGGCGACGTCGGGCAAGCTGCTCGTCTTCCTCGCCGACGGCAAGCCCGTGGCCGTCTTGCTCCGCGGCGACCATGAAGCCAACGAGGCCAAGGTGCGTCGCGCGTTCGGCGCGGCCGTCCTGGCCCCGGCCGATCCCGACTCGATCCAGAAAGCCACCGGCGCGCCGATGGGCTTCCTCGGCCCGATCGCGATCAAGATCCCGATGATCGTCGACCGCGCCGTGACGGCGATGGAGACGATCGTCGTCGGCGGCAACGAGGTCGACGTCCACCTGACCGGCGTGGTTCCCGGCCGCGACTTCCCGATCGACCGCGCGCTCGACCTCCGCAACGCCGACGAGGGGGACCCCTGTCCCCGCTGCGGCGCGGCGATGGTCGTCAAGGCGGGCCTCGAAATCGGCCACGTCTTCAAGCTCGGAACCAAGTACTCGAAGGCGATGGGGGCGAACTACCAGGACGAGAAGGGGACCGAGATCCCGCTCATCATGGGATGCTACGGCATCGGCGTGAACCGGATCGTCGCCGCGGCCGTCGAAGCCTGCCACGACGCCAACGGGATCGTCTGGCCGCTGAACCTGGCGCCGTACCAGGCGGCCGTCGTGCCGCTTCAGGTCAACAACAAGGCCGTCATGGACGCCGCCGAAGAGATCGAGCGGCGGCTGACCGAGGCGGGCGTCGACGTCATCCTCGACGACCGCGACCAGCGCCCGGGCTTCAAGTTCAAGGACATCGACCTGATCGGCATCCCGTTGCGGATCGTCGTCGGCGAGCGCGGGCTCAAGGACGGCACGATCGAGATGAAGTGGCGGCACGAGTCGGAATCCAAGAACGTCCCGCTCGAAACCGCCGGCGACGCGGCTCTGGCCGAGTTGAAAGCGGCGCGCGACCGCCTGGCCGCCGATTGCCAGGTCCGCCGGGAGCAGCGCGCCGGGGCCAAGTCGTCATGA